From the genome of Bradyrhizobium elkanii USDA 76, one region includes:
- a CDS encoding Spy/CpxP family protein refolding chaperone: MTRNAAVAAIAFLVTTSSLAFAAETSTTVGAAQPSAADLKSLTDMRVGIVKAALQLTPDQEKYWPAIEDAIRARAKNRQARLERIAELQENGPMEVLGGSNPVEMMQRRADRLIQRGTDLKKLSDAWEPLYKTLSDDQKRRMAFVSFAVMRGVRNAIEQRGGPDDEDE, translated from the coding sequence ATGACGAGAAACGCAGCTGTCGCAGCGATTGCATTTTTGGTGACGACCTCGTCTCTCGCTTTCGCAGCAGAGACATCCACGACGGTCGGAGCTGCGCAACCCAGCGCCGCCGACCTGAAGAGCCTGACGGACATGCGTGTCGGCATCGTCAAGGCCGCCTTGCAGCTGACACCCGACCAGGAGAAATACTGGCCGGCCATCGAGGATGCCATCCGTGCGCGAGCGAAAAACCGGCAGGCTCGGTTGGAACGGATTGCCGAACTCCAGGAGAACGGACCGATGGAGGTCCTTGGTGGAAGCAATCCGGTCGAGATGATGCAACGCAGGGCAGATCGGCTGATTCAGCGCGGGACCGATCTCAAGAAGCTCTCCGATGCCTGGGAGCCGCTCTACAAGACATTGAGCGATGATCAGAAGCGAAGGATGGCATTCGTGTCGTTCGCTGTCATGCGCGGCGTGCGAAACGCGATCGAGCAGCGTGGCGGTCCGGACGACGAGGACGAATAA